In a genomic window of Streptomyces sp. NBC_01231:
- a CDS encoding carbohydrate ABC transporter permease: MTRRAVARTLVYLSLIAATLVVLLPLGVVLLTSLKSEKEMADGGGALSLPDDPLNFHNYVSAFEGGEMLSAFGNTAVILLFSIGGTVLIGSMTAYAIDRFTFRFRKLVVALFLIAALVPGVTTQVATFQIVNSFGMFDSLWAPIVLYMGTDIVSIYIFLQFVRSIPISLDEAARLDGAGAFTIYRKVIFPLLRPAIATVVIVKGITVYNDFYIPFLYMPSEDLGVISTSLFRFKGPYAAHWETISAGAVLVILPTLIVFLSLQRFIYNGFMRGATR, translated from the coding sequence ATGACACGTCGTGCCGTGGCCCGGACGCTGGTGTATCTCTCGCTGATCGCCGCCACGCTGGTGGTCCTGCTCCCGCTCGGCGTCGTCCTGCTGACCTCCCTCAAGTCCGAGAAGGAGATGGCGGACGGCGGCGGGGCCCTGTCGCTCCCGGACGACCCGCTCAACTTCCACAACTACGTGTCGGCGTTCGAGGGCGGCGAGATGCTGTCGGCGTTCGGCAACACCGCCGTCATCCTGTTGTTCTCCATCGGCGGCACCGTCCTCATCGGCTCGATGACGGCGTACGCCATCGACCGCTTCACGTTCCGCTTCAGGAAACTGGTGGTCGCGCTCTTCCTGATCGCCGCGCTGGTCCCGGGCGTCACCACCCAGGTCGCGACCTTCCAGATCGTGAACAGCTTCGGGATGTTCGACTCGCTGTGGGCGCCGATCGTGCTCTACATGGGCACGGACATCGTCTCGATCTACATCTTCCTGCAGTTCGTACGGTCCATCCCGATCTCCCTGGACGAGGCGGCCCGCCTGGACGGCGCGGGAGCCTTCACGATCTACCGCAAGGTCATCTTCCCCCTGCTCAGGCCGGCGATCGCGACGGTCGTGATCGTGAAGGGGATCACCGTCTACAACGACTTCTACATCCCGTTCCTCTACATGCCCTCGGAGGATCTTGGCGTGATCTCGACGTCGTTGTTCCGCTTCAAGGGCCCCTACGCCGCCCACTGGGAGACGATCTCGGCAGGAGCGGTCCTGGTGATCCTGCCGACCCTGATCGTCTTCCTGAGCCTGCAACGCTTCATCTACAACGGCTTCATGCGAGGAGCGACGAGGTGA
- a CDS encoding ribonuclease D has translation MTDAQETAADVSLRTTGGAPPDDGGSSVTGAPNSEPGPEAIPLLEPREGIPPVTADDESLAEVIAAFAAGSGPVAVDAERASGYRYGQRAYLVQLRREGAGTALIDPVACPDLSGLGEALSGVEWVLHAATQDLPCLREIGMVPTRLFDTELAGRLAGFPRVGLGAMVEGVLGFVLEKGHSAVDWSTRPLPEPWLRYAALDVELLVDLRDALEKELDRQGKLEWAQQEFDAIASAPPPEPRKDPWRRTSGMHKVRRRRQLAVVRELWQTRDRNAQRRDVSPGKVLSDAAIVEAALAVPANVHALAALNGFGHRMGRRQLEQWQAAVDRAKELADAQLPQPGQPVTGPPPPRAWADKDPEAAARLSAARAAVSALAEQLTMPQENLITPDTVRRVCWEPPTVVDAQSVAAALAGFGARPWQVEQVTPVLVAAMSA, from the coding sequence GTGACCGACGCCCAAGAGACCGCAGCAGACGTTTCACTGCGAACCACCGGAGGCGCCCCTCCGGACGACGGCGGATCTTCTGTTACGGGGGCGCCGAACTCCGAGCCCGGCCCTGAAGCGATCCCCTTGCTGGAACCACGCGAGGGGATTCCGCCGGTGACCGCCGACGACGAGTCGCTCGCGGAGGTGATCGCCGCCTTCGCCGCCGGCTCCGGCCCCGTCGCCGTCGACGCCGAGCGCGCGTCCGGCTACCGCTACGGCCAGCGCGCCTATCTGGTGCAGCTGCGCCGTGAGGGCGCGGGGACCGCGCTGATCGACCCCGTGGCCTGCCCCGACCTCTCGGGCCTGGGCGAGGCGCTCTCCGGTGTGGAGTGGGTACTGCACGCCGCCACCCAGGACCTGCCGTGCCTGCGGGAGATAGGCATGGTCCCCACTCGGCTGTTCGACACCGAGCTGGCCGGCCGGCTCGCCGGGTTCCCCCGGGTGGGCCTCGGCGCGATGGTCGAGGGCGTGCTGGGCTTCGTCCTGGAGAAGGGCCACTCCGCCGTCGACTGGTCGACCCGGCCGCTGCCCGAGCCGTGGCTGCGCTACGCGGCACTGGATGTGGAGCTGCTCGTCGACCTGCGGGACGCGCTGGAGAAGGAGCTGGACCGGCAGGGCAAGCTGGAGTGGGCGCAGCAGGAGTTCGACGCCATCGCGTCGGCGCCGCCGCCGGAGCCGCGCAAGGACCCCTGGCGGCGGACCTCCGGGATGCACAAGGTGCGGCGGCGTCGGCAGCTCGCGGTGGTGCGCGAGCTGTGGCAGACGCGGGACCGCAACGCCCAGCGGCGGGACGTGTCGCCGGGCAAGGTGCTGTCCGACGCGGCCATCGTCGAGGCGGCGCTCGCCGTTCCGGCCAATGTGCACGCGCTCGCCGCGTTGAACGGGTTCGGGCATCGGATGGGCCGGCGGCAGCTGGAGCAGTGGCAGGCGGCCGTCGACCGGGCCAAGGAGCTGGCCGACGCGCAGCTGCCGCAGCCGGGGCAGCCGGTGACGGGGCCGCCTCCGCCGAGGGCCTGGGCCGACAAGGATCCCGAGGCCGCGGCTCGGTTGTCGGCGGCCCGGGCGGCCGTCTCGGCGCTGGCCGAGCAGCTCACCATGCCGCAGGAGAACCTGATCACGCCGGACACCGTGCGACGGGTCTGCTGGGAGCCGCCCACCGTTGTCGACGCTCAGTCCGTGGCGGCCGCGCTGGCGGGGTTCGGGGCTCGGCCGTGGCAGGTGGAGCAGGTGACGCCGGTTCTGGTGGCCGCGATGTCCGCGTAG
- a CDS encoding response regulator transcription factor, whose protein sequence is MSVLLEQPASLVAYRPNKPTAMVVVADPRVRSTVTRHLWALGVRDVIEASSVAEARPRIGNPRDICVADVHLPDGSGLTLLSETRAAGWPNGLALSAADDIGAVRNALAGGVKGYVVTGTRTNLGLPTRPGAAPIGAAAARMHRRPPGAPSHPGGYRELSGREVEVLRLVAEGQSNKAIGVSMGLSALTVKSHLARIARKLGTGDRAGMVAVALRTGIIH, encoded by the coding sequence GTGTCCGTTCTCCTCGAGCAGCCCGCAAGCCTGGTCGCCTACCGCCCGAACAAGCCGACCGCCATGGTGGTCGTGGCCGACCCGCGCGTCCGCTCCACCGTCACCCGCCACCTGTGGGCGCTCGGTGTGCGCGACGTCATCGAGGCCTCGTCCGTCGCGGAGGCTCGTCCCCGCATCGGCAACCCCCGCGACATCTGCGTCGCCGACGTCCACCTGCCCGACGGCTCCGGCCTCACCCTCCTGTCCGAGACCCGCGCCGCGGGCTGGCCCAACGGGCTCGCCCTGTCCGCCGCCGACGACATCGGCGCCGTACGCAACGCGCTCGCCGGCGGAGTCAAGGGCTACGTCGTCACCGGCACCCGTACCAACCTCGGGCTCCCCACCCGACCCGGCGCCGCCCCCATCGGCGCCGCCGCCGCCCGTATGCACCGCCGCCCCCCGGGTGCCCCGAGTCACCCGGGCGGCTACCGCGAACTGTCCGGCCGGGAGGTCGAGGTGCTGCGACTGGTCGCGGAGGGCCAGTCGAACAAGGCGATCGGCGTCTCGATGGGCCTGTCCGCCCTGACCGTCAAGAGCCACCTCGCCCGCATCGCCCGCAAGCTCGGTACGGGTGACCGTGCCGGGATGGTCGCGGTGGCCCTGCGCACCGGGATCATCCACTGA
- a CDS encoding DUF3000 domain-containing protein, which translates to MAAAQGRLSDGTGGMDEAKDTEEGEGHTSRSVPPPFRAAVDALRAARLRPQIEVEPTPAPRRLAPHAYALEAAVVDGDQDLADGRLVLLHDPDGHEAWQGTFRLVTLVRAELEPEMAADPLLPDVCWSWLTGALTARGLTCGEPSGTVTRASSHYFGGLSERPAASQIEIRASWTPREGLGGVPDAAAHLAAWCDLLAQVAGLPPAGPGDASVVTLPQRRDPQSR; encoded by the coding sequence ATGGCTGCGGCTCAGGGACGACTGTCGGACGGCACTGGCGGGATGGACGAGGCGAAGGACACCGAGGAGGGCGAGGGGCATACGAGCAGGTCGGTTCCGCCGCCCTTCCGGGCGGCCGTGGACGCGCTGAGAGCGGCGCGGTTGCGGCCGCAGATCGAGGTGGAGCCGACACCGGCACCGCGGCGGCTCGCTCCGCACGCGTACGCGCTGGAAGCGGCGGTCGTCGACGGCGACCAGGACCTGGCCGACGGCCGGCTGGTGCTGCTGCACGACCCGGACGGGCACGAGGCCTGGCAGGGCACCTTCCGGCTGGTGACGCTGGTGCGCGCGGAGCTGGAGCCCGAGATGGCCGCCGATCCGCTGCTGCCCGACGTCTGCTGGTCGTGGCTGACCGGAGCGCTCACCGCGCGCGGTCTGACGTGCGGCGAGCCGAGCGGCACGGTCACCCGTGCGAGCTCGCACTACTTCGGTGGTCTGTCCGAACGTCCGGCCGCCTCGCAGATCGAGATCCGCGCGTCCTGGACACCCCGGGAGGGTCTGGGCGGGGTGCCGGACGCGGCGGCGCACCTGGCGGCCTGGTGCGATCTGCTGGCCCAGGTCGCGGGACTGCCGCCGGCCGGTCCCGGTGACGCGTCGGTGGTCACACTGCCGCAGCGCCGGGACCCGCAGTCGCGCTGA
- the hemE gene encoding uroporphyrinogen decarboxylase: MSANESQASPRPAQPTATSDAVKDSAFLRACRREPVPHTPVWFMRQAGRSLPEYRKVREGIPMLESCMRPELVTEITLQPVRRHGVDAAIYFSDIVVPLKAIGIDLDIKPGVGPVVERPIRTRADLAQLRDLTPEDVSYVTEAIGLLTAELGSTPLIGFAGAPFTLASYLVEGGPSRTYENAKAIMYGDPELWADLLDRLADITAAFLKVQIEAGASAVQLFDSWAGALAPADYRRSVLPASAKVFEAVAGYGVPRIHFGVGTGELLKPMSEAGADVVGVDWRVPLDEAVRRVGPGKALQGNLDPTVLFAGTEAVETKTREVLDAAAGLEGHIFNLGHGVMPSTDPDALTRLVEYVHTRTVR; this comes from the coding sequence GTGAGTGCCAACGAGAGCCAGGCGAGCCCGCGCCCGGCGCAGCCGACAGCCACGTCCGACGCCGTCAAGGATTCCGCCTTCCTCAGGGCCTGCAGGCGTGAGCCGGTGCCGCACACGCCCGTGTGGTTCATGCGGCAGGCCGGGCGCTCGCTGCCGGAGTACCGCAAGGTCCGCGAGGGCATCCCGATGCTCGAGTCCTGCATGCGGCCCGAGTTGGTCACCGAGATCACTCTCCAGCCGGTGCGCCGGCACGGCGTCGACGCGGCGATCTACTTCAGCGACATCGTCGTCCCGCTCAAGGCGATCGGCATCGACCTCGACATCAAGCCCGGCGTCGGCCCGGTCGTCGAGCGCCCGATCCGCACCCGCGCGGACCTCGCCCAGCTCCGCGACCTCACCCCCGAGGACGTCTCCTACGTCACCGAGGCCATCGGCCTGCTGACCGCCGAGCTCGGCTCCACCCCCCTCATCGGTTTCGCCGGCGCCCCTTTCACCCTCGCGAGCTACCTCGTCGAGGGCGGTCCGTCGCGCACGTACGAGAACGCCAAGGCGATCATGTACGGCGACCCCGAGCTCTGGGCGGACCTGCTCGACCGGCTCGCGGACATCACGGCCGCCTTCCTGAAGGTGCAGATCGAGGCGGGCGCGAGCGCGGTCCAGCTGTTCGACTCCTGGGCCGGCGCGCTGGCTCCGGCGGACTACCGCAGGTCGGTGCTGCCCGCCTCCGCCAAGGTCTTCGAGGCCGTCGCCGGCTACGGCGTACCCCGCATCCACTTCGGCGTCGGCACCGGTGAGCTGCTGAAGCCGATGAGCGAGGCCGGCGCCGATGTCGTCGGCGTCGACTGGCGCGTCCCGCTCGACGAGGCCGTCCGCCGCGTCGGCCCCGGAAAGGCACTCCAGGGCAACCTCGACCCGACCGTCCTGTTCGCCGGCACCGAGGCCGTCGAGACCAAGACCCGCGAGGTCCTCGACGCGGCCGCCGGCCTCGAGGGCCACATCTTCAACCTCGGCCACGGCGTCATGCCGTCCACCGACCCGGACGCGCTGACCCGGCTCGTCGAGTACGTCCACACCCGGACCGTCCGCTGA
- a CDS encoding rhomboid family intramembrane serine protease, with product MVIPVHDVNPVSRTPWVTYALIAANVLVFLFMPGLSGSVAGDSNLAQLCHLQAFLDQYAAVPQELIHHQLPRLVPTGDVGVGARGAGCVVGPPTYDKSPPLSVLTAMFLHGGWLHLLGNMLFLLIFGNNVEDRMGHVRYALFYVACGYAASYGFALFNADSADPLIGASGAIAGVLGAYLVLYPKARVWVLVPFLVFLPLRLPAWLVLGFWFVLQAVYSSGEGVSGVGTVAYAAHIVGFLAGMLLAWPLKPGTPPPPEPRGLLFGRRARPRHTW from the coding sequence GTGGTCATCCCCGTCCATGACGTGAACCCCGTGAGCCGCACTCCCTGGGTGACGTATGCGCTGATCGCCGCGAACGTCCTCGTCTTCCTTTTCATGCCCGGCCTCTCCGGTTCCGTGGCGGGCGACAGCAACCTGGCCCAGCTGTGCCACCTCCAGGCGTTCCTGGACCAGTACGCGGCCGTGCCGCAGGAGCTGATCCACCATCAGCTGCCGCGGCTCGTGCCCACCGGCGACGTCGGGGTGGGGGCGCGGGGCGCGGGCTGTGTGGTGGGCCCGCCGACGTACGACAAGTCGCCGCCCCTCAGCGTCCTCACGGCGATGTTCCTGCACGGCGGCTGGCTGCATCTGCTGGGCAACATGCTGTTCCTGCTGATCTTCGGCAACAACGTCGAGGACCGCATGGGCCATGTGCGGTACGCGCTCTTCTACGTCGCCTGCGGCTACGCGGCGTCGTACGGCTTCGCGCTGTTCAACGCCGACTCCGCCGACCCGCTGATCGGCGCGTCCGGAGCCATCGCGGGGGTGTTGGGCGCCTATCTGGTGCTGTATCCGAAGGCCAGGGTGTGGGTGCTGGTGCCGTTCCTGGTCTTCCTGCCGCTGCGGCTGCCGGCCTGGCTGGTGCTGGGCTTCTGGTTCGTGCTCCAGGCGGTGTACTCGTCCGGCGAGGGCGTCTCCGGCGTGGGCACCGTGGCGTACGCGGCGCACATCGTCGGTTTCCTCGCGGGCATGCTGCTCGCCTGGCCGCTGAAGCCGGGGACGCCCCCGCCGCCGGAGCCGCGCGGCCTGCTGTTCGGCAGGCGGGCGAGGCCCCGGCACACATGGTGA
- a CDS encoding FAD-dependent oxidoreductase: MSMSRTKRGPERLVVIGGDAAGMSAASQARRLKGPDELEIVAFERGHFTSYSACGIPYWVGGDVSDRDQLIARTPEEHRARDIDLRIRTEVTEIDVAGGRVRARDVDSGAESWTSYDKLVIATGARPVRPDLPGVDAPGVHGVQTLDDGQALIDTLAGTRGRRAVVVGAGYIGVEMAEALINRGYQVTVVNRGREPMSTLDPDMGRLVHEAMAGLGITMVDDAEVTKVLTADDGRVRAVATQDAEYPADVVVLGIGVRPETGLAAAAGLPLGAHGGLLTDLAMRVRGHENIWAGGDCVEVLDLVSGQLRHIALGTHANKHGQVIGTNAGGGYATFPGVVGTAVSKVCDLEIARTGLREKDARRVGLSFESVTIESTSRAGYYPDAAPMTVKMLAERRTGRLLGVQIVGREGAGKRVDIAAVALTAGMTVEQMTALDLGYAPPFSPVWDPVLVAARKAALKVRTS; the protein is encoded by the coding sequence ATGAGCATGAGCCGTACGAAGCGTGGGCCGGAGCGTCTGGTCGTGATCGGCGGCGACGCCGCGGGGATGTCCGCGGCGTCGCAGGCCCGACGGCTGAAGGGCCCGGACGAGCTGGAGATCGTGGCGTTCGAGCGCGGCCACTTCACGTCCTACTCGGCGTGCGGGATCCCGTACTGGGTGGGCGGTGACGTCTCCGATCGGGACCAGCTGATCGCCCGGACGCCCGAGGAGCACCGGGCGCGCGACATCGACCTGCGGATACGCACCGAGGTCACGGAGATCGACGTGGCCGGCGGGCGGGTACGCGCGCGTGACGTCGATTCCGGGGCCGAGTCCTGGACGTCGTACGACAAACTCGTGATCGCGACCGGTGCCCGCCCCGTCCGGCCGGATCTTCCGGGCGTGGACGCGCCCGGGGTGCACGGCGTGCAGACGCTCGACGACGGCCAGGCGCTCATCGACACACTGGCAGGCACACGTGGCCGTCGGGCGGTCGTGGTCGGCGCGGGCTACATCGGCGTCGAGATGGCCGAGGCGCTCATCAACCGCGGCTACCAGGTGACGGTCGTCAACCGGGGCAGGGAGCCGATGTCCACGCTCGACCCGGACATGGGCCGGCTGGTGCACGAGGCGATGGCGGGCCTGGGCATCACCATGGTCGACGACGCCGAGGTCACCAAGGTGCTCACGGCCGACGACGGCCGGGTGCGGGCGGTGGCCACGCAGGACGCCGAGTACCCGGCGGACGTGGTCGTGCTCGGTATCGGGGTGCGTCCCGAGACGGGGCTCGCCGCGGCGGCGGGGCTGCCGCTCGGCGCCCACGGCGGCCTGTTGACCGACCTGGCGATGCGGGTGCGCGGGCACGAGAACATCTGGGCCGGCGGCGACTGCGTGGAGGTCCTCGACCTGGTCTCGGGCCAGCTGCGGCACATCGCGCTGGGCACGCACGCCAACAAGCACGGACAGGTCATCGGCACGAACGCGGGCGGCGGGTACGCCACGTTCCCGGGCGTGGTCGGCACGGCGGTCAGCAAGGTGTGCGACCTGGAGATCGCGCGTACGGGACTGCGGGAGAAGGACGCGCGCAGGGTGGGCCTGAGCTTCGAGTCGGTCACCATCGAGTCGACCAGCCGTGCGGGCTACTACCCGGACGCCGCCCCCATGACGGTGAAGATGCTCGCCGAGCGCCGCACGGGACGGCTGCTCGGCGTGCAGATCGTCGGCCGGGAGGGCGCGGGCAAGCGAGTCGACATCGCCGCGGTGGCCCTGACGGCCGGCATGACGGTGGAACAGATGACAGCCCTGGACCTGGGCTATGCCCCTCCGTTCTCCCCGGTCTGGGACCCGGTCCTGGTGGCGGCCCGCAAGGCAGCTCTGAAAGTGCGGACCTCCTGA
- a CDS encoding DUF4349 domain-containing protein — MRARRSVRPVQALAGLLLAAALALTGCSADGADSAGTTADKADAQSDAKEAAPGGAADGAGGAGAVKATAPPKVTSHIIRTASLTVQVKDVPKALDEARGTVENAGGYVGNESTSRDGDGRERTRVVLRVPVDRYDTVLDELQGAGKLLERTAKAQDVTDQVVDVDSRIRSQRASVARVRELMDQATDLSDVVTLEGELSRRESDLEALLAQQSSLKDRTSLATITLSLSETPVKKAAQEDDDPGFTDALAGGWDAFVTMLRWLAVAIGAVLPFVAVAALIVLVWLRIVRPRLPRRPAAAPASTALGPLPTARQAPEPTRPREGGEEH; from the coding sequence ATGCGCGCACGACGTTCCGTACGACCCGTTCAAGCCCTGGCCGGTCTTCTGCTGGCCGCGGCCCTCGCGCTGACCGGCTGCAGCGCCGACGGCGCTGATTCCGCCGGCACGACGGCCGACAAGGCCGACGCGCAGAGCGACGCGAAGGAGGCCGCACCCGGCGGCGCGGCCGACGGCGCCGGCGGGGCGGGCGCCGTAAAGGCGACCGCGCCGCCCAAGGTCACCAGCCACATCATCCGCACCGCGTCCCTGACCGTGCAGGTCAAGGACGTACCGAAGGCCCTCGACGAGGCGCGCGGCACCGTCGAGAACGCGGGCGGCTACGTCGGCAACGAGTCCACCAGCCGGGACGGGGACGGCCGCGAGCGCACCCGGGTGGTGCTGCGGGTGCCCGTCGACCGGTACGACACGGTCCTCGACGAGCTCCAGGGCGCCGGCAAGCTCCTCGAACGCACGGCGAAGGCGCAGGACGTCACCGATCAGGTCGTCGACGTGGACAGCCGCATCAGGTCGCAGCGCGCCAGCGTGGCGCGGGTGCGCGAACTGATGGACCAGGCGACCGATCTCAGCGACGTGGTGACGCTGGAGGGCGAGCTGAGCAGGCGGGAATCCGACCTGGAGGCGCTGCTGGCCCAGCAGTCGTCCCTGAAGGACCGCACCAGCCTGGCCACCATCACCCTGTCCCTGTCCGAGACGCCGGTGAAGAAGGCGGCCCAGGAGGACGACGACCCCGGGTTCACGGACGCGCTGGCGGGCGGCTGGGACGCGTTCGTGACGATGCTGCGCTGGCTGGCCGTGGCGATCGGGGCGGTGCTGCCGTTCGTGGCGGTGGCCGCGCTGATCGTCCTGGTGTGGCTGCGGATCGTCCGCCCCCGGCTGCCGCGCCGCCCCGCCGCCGCGCCCGCGTCGACCGCGCTCGGCCCGCTGCCGACGGCCCGCCAGGCGCCCGAGCCCACCCGCCCGCGGGAGGGCGGCGAGGAGCACTGA
- the hemG gene encoding protoporphyrinogen oxidase: MSATGTDTGHVVVVGAGIAGLAAAHRLLRQGARVTVLEASERVGGKLLPGEIAGARVDFGAESMLARRPEAVTLAREVGLADRLQPPATATASLWTRGVLRPMPKGHVMGVPGTADALTGVLSDEGLARIGQDADLPRTEVGDDVAVGEYVAARLGREVVDRLVEPLLGGVYAGDAYRISMRSAVPQLFQAARTHDSLTQAVREIQAKAAANQQTGPVFMGIAGGVGSLPLAVAESVRERGGEIVTGAPVTELRREASGGWRVVAGDRIRHADAVIVAAPAPVAAGLLRTESPAAVTELTAVEYASMALVTLAFRRGDVTLPEGSGFLVPPVEGRTIKASTFASQKWGWIGDENPDLLVLRTSVGRYGETEILQREDADLVAVSRHDLRAATGLEAAPVETRVTRWTDGLPQYPVGHHARVARIRDHVGKLPGLAVCGAQYDGVGIPACIASAYAAVDQIHGDLRGLEELTANPVQSLHGGAGE, encoded by the coding sequence ATGAGCGCAACGGGTACGGACACCGGGCATGTCGTCGTCGTCGGAGCCGGGATCGCGGGGCTGGCCGCCGCACACCGGCTGCTGCGGCAGGGGGCCCGGGTGACCGTGCTGGAGGCCTCGGAGCGCGTCGGCGGCAAGCTGCTGCCCGGCGAGATCGCGGGCGCCCGCGTCGACTTCGGCGCCGAGTCGATGCTCGCCCGCCGCCCCGAGGCCGTCACCCTCGCCCGTGAGGTGGGCCTGGCCGACCGCCTCCAGCCGCCCGCCACCGCGACCGCCTCGCTGTGGACCCGCGGCGTCCTGCGCCCGATGCCCAAGGGGCATGTGATGGGCGTCCCCGGCACCGCCGACGCCCTCACCGGCGTGCTGTCCGACGAGGGTCTCGCCCGCATCGGACAGGACGCCGACCTGCCCCGCACGGAGGTCGGCGACGACGTGGCGGTCGGGGAGTACGTGGCGGCACGGCTGGGCCGCGAGGTCGTCGACCGCCTCGTGGAGCCGCTCCTCGGCGGGGTCTACGCGGGCGACGCGTACCGCATCTCGATGCGCTCGGCGGTCCCGCAGCTCTTCCAGGCCGCGCGGACACACGACTCGCTGACTCAGGCGGTCCGCGAGATCCAGGCGAAGGCCGCGGCCAACCAGCAGACCGGCCCGGTGTTCATGGGCATCGCGGGCGGGGTCGGCTCGCTGCCGCTCGCGGTGGCCGAGTCGGTGCGGGAGCGCGGCGGCGAGATCGTGACCGGGGCGCCCGTGACGGAGCTGCGCCGCGAGGCGTCCGGCGGCTGGCGGGTCGTCGCGGGGGACCGGATCCGGCACGCCGACGCGGTGATCGTCGCCGCCCCCGCTCCCGTCGCCGCCGGTCTGCTGCGCACCGAGTCACCCGCGGCCGTCACCGAGCTCACCGCCGTCGAGTACGCCTCCATGGCCCTGGTCACCCTCGCCTTCCGCCGCGGGGACGTCACGCTCCCCGAGGGCAGCGGCTTCCTCGTCCCGCCCGTCGAGGGACGCACCATCAAGGCGTCGACGTTCGCCTCCCAGAAGTGGGGCTGGATCGGCGACGAGAACCCGGACCTCCTCGTCCTGCGCACCTCCGTCGGACGGTACGGCGAGACGGAGATCCTCCAGCGGGAGGACGCCGACCTGGTGGCTGTCTCCCGCCACGACCTGCGTGCGGCCACCGGCCTGGAAGCCGCCCCCGTCGAGACCCGCGTCACCCGCTGGACCGACGGACTGCCGCAGTACCCCGTCGGCCACCACGCGCGCGTGGCCCGCATCCGCGACCACGTCGGCAAGCTGCCGGGGCTCGCGGTGTGCGGCGCGCAGTACGACGGCGTCGGCATCCCGGCCTGCATCGCGAGCGCGTACGCGGCCGTGGACCAGATCCACGGTGACCTGCGCGGTCTGGAGGAGCTCACCGCCAACCCGGTGCAGAGCCTCCACGGCGGAGCGGGAGAATGA
- a CDS encoding chlorite dismutase family protein translates to MSDDAPTTESGRVPNKGKLAKDLNETIRYTLWSVFQLKDVLPEDRAGYADEVQELFDQLAAKDVTIRGTYDVSGLRADADLMIWWHAETSDQLQEAYNLFRRTRLGRALTPVWSNMALHRPAEFNRAHIPAFLADEKPRDYVSVYPFVRSYDWYLLPDEDRRRMLADHGKMARGYPDVRANTVASFSLGDYEWILAFEADELYRIVDLMRHLRASEARMHVREEVPFYTGRRKSVADLVAGLA, encoded by the coding sequence ATGAGTGACGACGCCCCCACCACCGAGTCCGGCAGGGTCCCGAACAAGGGCAAGCTGGCCAAGGACCTCAACGAGACCATCCGCTACACCCTCTGGTCCGTCTTCCAGCTGAAGGACGTGCTCCCCGAGGACCGCGCGGGTTACGCCGACGAGGTCCAGGAGCTGTTCGACCAGCTCGCCGCCAAGGACGTGACCATCCGCGGCACCTACGACGTGTCCGGTCTGCGCGCCGACGCCGACCTCATGATCTGGTGGCACGCGGAGACCAGCGACCAGCTCCAGGAGGCGTACAACCTCTTCCGCCGCACCAGGCTGGGCCGCGCCCTCACGCCGGTGTGGTCGAACATGGCGCTGCACCGCCCCGCCGAGTTCAACCGCGCGCACATCCCGGCGTTCCTCGCCGACGAGAAGCCCCGCGACTACGTCAGCGTCTACCCCTTCGTGCGCTCCTACGACTGGTACCTGCTCCCCGACGAGGACCGCCGCCGCATGCTCGCCGACCACGGCAAGATGGCACGCGGCTACCCGGACGTGCGCGCCAACACCGTCGCCTCGTTCTCCCTCGGCGACTACGAGTGGATCCTCGCCTTCGAGGCCGACGAGCTGTACCGCATCGTCGACCTCATGCGCCACCTGCGTGCCTCCGAGGCCCGGATGCACGTCCGTGAAGAGGTCCCGTTCTACACGGGCCGCCGCAAGTCGGTCGCCGACTTGGTCGCCGGGCTCGCCTGA